The Eremothecium cymbalariae DBVPG#7215 chromosome 1, complete sequence DNA segment TTATGTTCGGCTTCGATTTCCAAAAGCATTATAAAAATTCCTGGGCGGTTAGTGTAGTGGTTATCATTCCACCCTTCCAAGGTGGAGACACGGGTTCGATTCTCGTACCGCTCATTTTTTCAAGGTTTCATTTATGCCGTAATTTGGGTTCATGTTGGTTGTGTACTGCTGAAATTTTCAGCACCATTATTCTTAAATTTGTACTTGACGAAGATCAATCATGGAGTGTTTGAAAAAAAGCATTAcagattttattttttggaatatatatacgaCTATATAATCTTACAAGAATACTAATAGCCTGTAATCGCTTTTTTCAGCCAGGTATATTGCTGGATACTTTAACAGGAAAATTGGTGGAATGGTAGCAACCATTTGTAATTGTTAAGCAACTTTTATGGGGAGTCCAATGCTTGAAACAATTATgacagtaataataataataataataataataataataattataataataaggtATCGATAAAAAacattaaaatataataatcaGTGTGACTCTTGGAGAAAAAAGAGgtcttcctttttttgataaacTGCAAAGTTACCTATTCGAAGTTTTCAACCATTGGTTGTTCATCACCGTAATCCaactcttcatcctcttcaacGGTAGCCTCTTGGTATTGTTGGTACTCACTAACTAAATCATTCATGTTGGATTCAGCTTCAGAAAATTCCATCTCATCCATACCCTCACTTGTGTACCAATGCAAGAAAGCCTTTCTCTTAAACATCGCACCGAATTGGTCACCAACCCTCTTGAACAATTCTTGGATAGAAGTGGAGTTACCGATAAATGTAGCAGACATGTCTAACCCTTGAGGAGGGACAGAACAGACAGCCGTTTGAACGTTGTTTGGAATCCATTCAACAAAGTAAGAAGAGTTTCTTGTTTGAACCTTGTGCatttcatcttcaacttctttaacCGAGACCTTGCCCCTAAAGAATGCAGCAACTGTTAGATATCTACCATTTCTTGGATCAGATGCAGCCATCATGTTCTTGGCGTCAAACATTTGCTGAGTTAACTCAGGTACAGTTAATGCTCTGAATGATTGTACACCCGTAGAAGTCAATGGAGCATATCCAACCATGAAAAAGTGTAAACGTGGAAATGGAACTAAGTTAACGGCTAGTTTTCTCAAATCGGAGTTTAATTGACCTGGATAACGTAATGATGTGGTAACACCAGACATTACAGAAGAAACTAGGTTGTTTAGTTCAGCATAAGAAGGTTGCGACAACTTTAATGTTCTTTGACAGATATCGTATAACGCCTCATTGTCGATACAGAAGGTCTCATCAGAATGTTCAACCAACTGATGAACGGATAACGTAGCATTATATGGCTCCACAACAGTATCAGATGTCTTAGGAGATGGAACAACAGAGAAAGTAGCCATCATTCTATCTGGGAATTCCTCTCTAATCTTAGAGATCAATAAAGTACCCATACCAGAACCAGTGCCACCACCTAAGGAATGGGTGATCTGGAAACCTTGCAAGGAGTCACAACCTTCTGCTTCGCGTCTAATAACATCCATCACTGAATCCACTAACTCTGCACCTTCGGTATAATGACCCTTGGCCCAAACATTGCCCGCAGAGGATTGACCAAAGATATAATTGTCTGGTCTGAATAAGTTACCAATGTTAGAGTTACGTACAGTGTCGATGGTACCTGGCTCTAAGTCCACATTAACAGATCTAGGAACCCACTTGCCAGAGGATGCCTCGTTGAAGTAAACACTCAATCTAGCACTCTGTAGATCGTCATTCCCAACGTAACTACCATTAAAGTCCAAACCGTGTTCTCCACAAATGGTTTCCCAAAATGCAGCACCGATTTGATTACCACATTGACCGGTGGATAAGTGGATCTATATTCATACAATAACGTTAGTATATCAATTTAAAACTCATTCATCTCCAACAATAACAGTCTGCTTGCATGCTTGTCCCCATTATATGAATAATAAGCAGCCCCACAGTTCGTTGTTATGATACGcgtcttcaacaaattgaaaaattgacAAACAAGCAATGGCGAACAGAACTATAACTTGCTGGTAGTTAATAAAATTATGAAAGAACATACAATTTCTCTCATTAGTTTCTATAGGATTTGTTAGTTAGTTGTTTTGTGTTCTTTACTCACAACTGTGTTTATGTTGTATGtgattttataaaatagaTCTGTATATTATTCCAAGTTTCAAAATGCGTGGTAGGTGTTTTTTGGGTAATTCTTGTTTACAATTTGCCACAAAGAGAGACGGTCCCATTATTCAGACCGGGTAACTCTAAATATATGATCACGTGCGTGAAGTTATGTCTGTTAAGCGGATTTGCAGAACACTTAATCATACATCAAGGAATAAGTTCAAATGAATAATCTCGTTTATTTTGAAATCCAGTTACGTTCGCTTTATTTATGGCCAGCGCTGAGCAAACTTCgattgttgttgttgggGTGGAAACCGTAGCTTATTTAATCATTAGATGCAGGAGACTTCTCTCCTTTATAACATTGATTAGACGATCAATATATCTTTGTACGAACTGGATTTCAGTCATGTGATATGgattgatatttttgacaaTGATACCAGAAATTTAGGATTCAAAGGAAAGGGCGTCCCACTTCTTATTGCAAGACCCTTTTGCTATCTATCACAGTTAAAACCTCAAGGTGCAATCAAAGACGAAGTAGCATCATAGTAGATGTCAAATCCATCTGCTAATACACAGGGTAAGGTTAATTCGAGGCCAGTGGCCCCACTGGCTACTGTTCTACGCACGAAGCTAAAGCAACCACAGTTCTACTGGTTTCTAGGTCACTTTCTGACCTTATATCATTACTTCAGGTACAGTTTATCGTTCAAGCAGGCGTCCATCCGTCACCAATATGGTTCGGTTTTGTTTTACGTGTTTATAACATACGGCATTGTATTGTACCAGTTTTATAAGTCAGGGCAATTGAAACCATCTACAGTGAAATCCCAATTGAGGACCCTCGACAATCTGCAATATTTCGTTATGACTTTTGTTTTATGGTGCTGTAAAAATTCTAAGATAATTTCCACAGCAACTCTTTCTCCGGTAATATTTGCGTTGTTCCATTCTTTGAATTACTTCAAGGAAAACTTGCTGCCAGCTTTACCGTTGCAGCCCGCAATGAAAAACCTTTTGACTACCAGAATTGCTTTTTTCATCGCAAATTACAATGAGCAGTGTCTTATGATCGCACAGAACTCGGAATTCATTACCTTGGTTCAGGTTATTGTGTTACTTCCAATAGACTTCTTCTGGCTCTTGATACGTttcaatattcaaaatttacTGAAgtttgttgctgttgctacGTATCTGTGGTTCTTCAAGTTACGGTACGTGCAATCCCCACAGATGAAAGCTATCATAGACCAATACGACTTAAAAGCAGACCAATTGTTCCAACAGAATGCTCCACAATTAAGTGTACAATGGCAGAAACTGAAACAACTTCTTATTCGCTTCTTTCGTTTGATCCCCGTTTAAGTTGATTCGTTGCTGCCACTTCAAACCCACATTACGTTCATTTAACCAACTGCTCTATACATCTGCTTTTTAACCGTATCTGCTTTCTGCTTTCTGTTTTGGTCAAGTTTCCGCGTGAATtataacaaaatatatattatatccttatcattatcattatcattatcattattattatagaTAGACATCTATGAAACAATTCCTTTATATTCTTATGTATACCCCGTTTCTGTTAAACTGTCTATAACTTGTAGATTTAAAACTTATGTTGACAAACTATccatatattaaatattgaACTTCCAACCTCGCatcatacatatatgttCGTATCATACTGTTCCTATTTTATGGCAGCTTTTAGATACGAAAATCTACTTTCTGACCTTTTGTATCACTCAATACGTTGACGAAGAACGCCTTCTTTGTGGCAAACTTTAAGGAGACCGGCCGGCCAGCAGCAGTCAGCAACAGCCAGCTGGACCATTTATATAACCTATTGAAACACGTCCTtatacacacacatacacacacattcacacacatacacacacagatatatatatatatatatatatatcaggTCGTATACAACAGAGGCCCCCACTGAGAAAAACAGGTGCCCAATAAGCTGCAGGAGAGTAGAGAAGTACGTTTGAGTGTTTTTTATCGTATAATATAAGTTACAATCTATCATTGTCGAGATAATGAACAGCGAATACGACTATTTGTTCAAACTTTTGTTGATTGGTGACTCAGGTGTTGGTAAGTCATGTCTATTGTTGAGGTTTGCAGATGACACTTACACGAACGACTATATCTCTACTATTGGTGTAGATTTCAAGATAAAAACTGTTGAATTGGATGGCAAAACGGTCAAGTTACAAATCTGGGACACAGCAGGCCAGGAGAGATTTAGGACTATCACGTCGTCTTACTACCGTGGTGCACATGGTATTATAATTGTATATGATGTTACAGACCAGGAGTCGTTTAACAACGTGAAAACGTGGTTACAGGAAATCGATCGTTACGGCACAGCAGGAGTTGTCAAGTTGCTAGTTGGTAACAAGAACGACTTGAAGGATAAGAAAGTAGTTGACTTCGAGGTTGCGAAGGAGTTTGCGGATTCCCTATCCATTCCTGTATTGGAGACAAGTGCATTAGATTCCAGTAACGTAGAAGAAGCCTTCTTAACTATGGCTAGGCAGATTAAAGAGACAATGtctcatcaacaaaagGACACGGGCAAGAAGGATGACAAGAGTGGAGTCAACTTGAAGGGTCAGTCTTTGACTGGGTCGAGCAGCGGATGCTGTTGAAAGGCATGGCAATTGTATTGTGCCGGATCAGCGTCCGGGTTTCTCCCGTCTAGGGTGCCAAATAACTTTCTGTTCTTAGTGTGTGTACATAtcatttttcatcatttacCCCGTCATCATCGTCGCTACAACCtgaatacatatataatgttt contains these protein-coding regions:
- the TUB2 gene encoding beta-tubulin (similar to Ashbya gossypii ACR225C 1-intron), which encodes MREIIHLSTGQCGNQIGAAFWETICGEHGLDFNGSYVGNDDLQSARLSVYFNEASSGKWVPRSVNVDLEPGTIDTVRNSNIGNLFRPDNYIFGQSSAGNVWAKGHYTEGAELVDSVMDVIRREAEGCDSLQGFQITHSLGGGTGSGMGTLLISKIREEFPDRMMATFSVVPSPKTSDTVVEPYNATLSVHQLVEHSDETFCIDNEALYDICQRTLKLSQPSYAELNNLVSSVMSGVTTSLRYPGQLNSDLRKLAVNLVPFPRLHFFMVGYAPLTSTGVQSFRALTVPELTQQMFDAKNMMAASDPRNGRYLTVAAFFRGKVSVKEVEDEMHKVQTRNSSYFVEWIPNNVQTAVCSVPPQGLDMSATFIGNSTSIQELFKRVGDQFGAMFKRKAFLHWYTSEGMDEMEFSEAESNMNDLVSEYQQYQEATVEEDEELDYGDEQPMVENFE
- the YPT1 gene encoding Rab family GTPase YPT1 (similar to Ashbya gossypii ABR220W), which produces MNSEYDYLFKLLLIGDSGVGKSCLLLRFADDTYTNDYISTIGVDFKIKTVELDGKTVKLQIWDTAGQERFRTITSSYYRGAHGIIIVYDVTDQESFNNVKTWLQEIDRYGTAGVVKLLVGNKNDLKDKKVVDFEVAKEFADSLSIPVLETSALDSSNVEEAFLTMARQIKETMSHQQKDTGKKDDKSGVNLKGQSLTGSSSGCC
- the PER33 gene encoding Per33p (similar to Ashbya gossypii ABR219W); the encoded protein is MSNPSANTQGKVNSRPVAPLATVLRTKLKQPQFYWFLGHFLTLYHYFRYSLSFKQASIRHQYGSVLFYVFITYGIVLYQFYKSGQLKPSTVKSQLRTLDNLQYFVMTFVLWCCKNSKIISTATLSPVIFALFHSLNYFKENLLPALPLQPAMKNLLTTRIAFFIANYNEQCLMIAQNSEFITLVQVIVLLPIDFFWLLIRFNIQNLLKFVAVATYLWFFKLRYVQSPQMKAIIDQYDLKADQLFQQNAPQLSVQWQKLKQLLIRFFRLIPV